In the Bdellovibrionales bacterium CG10_big_fil_rev_8_21_14_0_10_45_34 genome, ATTGATTTGGCGGCCCGTCGCTTCGAAAAGTTTATTAGGCCTACTAGCCAGGAGCGAGAGTTTGGCCCCGAATTTTTAACCACATCCACTCACGAAAATCCCGCGCTAGCCTACGCTAGGGCACGGCGGGAAGTTATGCGAATGGGCGACATTCTTAAGGAAATGGTGGTTGAATCGGCGCAACTCTTTGATCAGTATCGACCGGATCTTATCGACAAAATCAAAACTCAAGATAGCCAATTAGATCTTTTGAACCGTGAGATCAAAATGTATCTTGTAAGACACCAAGGGGACGCAAACTGGTGGGGTTCGTCTGCTTTTCAGGTCATTTCGTTCGCCAACGATCTTGAGTCTGTGGGCGATGTTGTAGACGGCCATCTTATCGACCTTGCCGTAAAACAACAGGAACTTAAGATTGATTTCAGCAGTGAAGGTCACCAGGAGATCTTGGATTTACACCAAGAGGTTGTGAAGGTTATGGAACTTTCACTTTCTGCCTTCCACCTTTCAGACCCAAATTTGGCTACTCAGGCTATTAAGATGAAAAGAGATATATCTGAGAGAGAGCTTGAGTGCCGAAGGTCGCATGTGAAGCGATTGCAACAAGGCCGCGCAGAGTCCATACGCACGAGTTCGATCCATCTTGAGGTGTTGATGGATTTAAAACGAATATCTAGCTTGGTGTGCAATCACTGTTATGCGCTCGCAGGGGAATCGAAAAAGGCTCCGGAAGCTTGAGATTTTTCGGTTTTACCTGCTCGCACTAACTTTTCGGCTATATGTTTTGCCCCGCACTTTGGGACTTTTTTAGTTCTCTATCAGAAAGAAAAACGGCTGAGCCCGGATCGAGGAGCTGAGCTAGGCCGTAACACTCTGAGTCGTGAAGAGTGTTCTCAACCTAGCCACGCATTAGGCGTCTGCGCTTACTCACTAGGCACAAGTAGCCCAACAAACCTTAGATCGAGTCTTAGGACTGTAGTCTAACCACTTAATTTCATTGACGGTTTTGTGGCTTTGTGAAACAGTCAGACAGTGAGTCTGTAGTTGGGAGAAAAATTGAGCAGCATAACCCCAAATAAATCGCCTGAAGTATTCGATGTAGAAATCGCAGGGTTACCCTTGAAGCTCAAAACATCTCATTCAGAAGAGTTTGTTCTCGAGGTCGTCTCGGTCGTTAATTCCAAAATTGAAGACTGTTTAAAACTGACAAAATCTGGATCTATTCAAATGGCTGCTATACTGGCGTGTGTAAACCTGTCAGAGGAGCTGTTGTCTATTAAAGAAGTGACAGGTCAAGAGATTGTTCAGCTTCGATCGAAAGCCCACAAGCTAGTTTCTCAACTAGAAGTCTCACTGAACTCGTAGAGCATTTGCAGATCAACCTGTGAAATGCCGAAAATGCCTATATGCGAAAGCGCGGGCATGGGAGCAGAAGTGGACCTTGAAATTAGCGAGCAACGCAGTCTGATACGTAAGCAGATTCGCGATCAATTAAAAGTTCATTTTCAAACCGGTGACAAAAAAGAGATCCGGGATTTTAGCATTAATCGTCGCTCATTGAGTTTAATCGAAAAATGGCGAGCCCAGGGGCTTTGGTGCGGGTTCCAAGCCAGAGACAACGAACCCAATCTTTCCGAGTTATTTGATAGTTCAGAAGGCGTGAAGTGGGCTTTCCCAGTTGTTGATAGCCGGGCCGCCCAAATGAATTTTTACGAACCAAAAGACAGAAGGGCTCTTTCAGTGGGTTATAACAATATACCCGAGCCGGACATCCATGTCTCCCGCCTGGTTCCTAAAGAAGAAATAAATGGATTTCTT is a window encoding:
- a CDS encoding 5-formyltetrahydrofolate cyclo-ligase, producing the protein MPKMPICESAGMGAEVDLEISEQRSLIRKQIRDQLKVHFQTGDKKEIRDFSINRRSLSLIEKWRAQGLWCGFQARDNEPNLSELFDSSEGVKWAFPVVDSRAAQMNFYEPKDRRALSVGYNNIPEPDIHVSRLVPKEEINGFLVPCLAVDRFGHRLGTGKGFYDKYLEGNQKLKIGICYDCQVVSEEIPACDWDVAMDWIVTESQSIECRKD
- a CDS encoding cell division protein ZapA, with the protein product MGEKLSSITPNKSPEVFDVEIAGLPLKLKTSHSEEFVLEVVSVVNSKIEDCLKLTKSGSIQMAAILACVNLSEELLSIKEVTGQEIVQLRSKAHKLVSQLEVSLNS